A stretch of DNA from Oryza brachyantha chromosome 4, ObraRS2, whole genome shotgun sequence:
AAGCCAAAATATTGCACTGTCTTGGCAAGTGTAAGATGTAAAGGTAATGTTTAATTTGACATCTTGCCGAGTTTTGATCCAGTTCTATGAGTACAagtttttaaagttttcaaattttgatacgAATTAGTAAGATTATGATGGTAgagccttgtttagtttattaCCATACAAATGTTTGATAAGGTTTGTTTTGACAACCGCGGAGAACCTAAACTTATGAGTGAGCTCTTTAAGTAATCACTTGACATCACACACAAGTGGAAGCATTTTTATGCAACTTTATtgtattttcaaatttcaacatATTGATCCAACATCTCAGCATTTGATGTATTTGCCAGTACGTACATACGtgtacatgtatacatacagagAGAGAGCGCTCGCGCgcataattttagtttttgcttGTTAAGCCTGGACAAGTATATTGCAAAATCTTATCTTAATTGTGTTCGGCTCGGCACGACCAAACATTTCCCACTTCACAAAATTCACCTCGAGTTAGCTATACCCTATAATAGTTCCATCATAAGATCATTTTCAGCCAAACATTAGCCTATCAGCCACTCGTCAGTTGTCGCTTCAGGTAAATTTGCAGCTTGCATAACCtgtcaaaactcaaaagaaaaggaaaaatagagTAATATGTTTTCAGATCGAGCTTAATGAGAAGCTAAGCTAAGGGCAAGATTGGATGGAGGATAAAATTAATGTTCTTACTAGGATCAACGGTTGTAACAACACCGGTCTCGCCGAAGTCGCAGTCAAAGGCATGCTGGCCGTTGGATTGGAAGTAGAGGTTCATGGCGTAGGCCGCGTGTGCCTGCACGTTGTTGGGATCAAAGCACGCCCCGCCCGGCCGTATCGCGCCACAGTCGATGCCACCTTGCCCGCACACGAAGTCTATGTTCACCTGCAGCGCCAcctcgtccgccgccggcttcggcacgcaccaccgccgcggcgccggcgccgccgccggcgtcaccTTCGTCCCGACGACCTGCACGTACGCACTAGCTAACCTTAGTTGACGTCACGATCGACGAGAGAGCAAAGGTGTAGTGTATGCCGGCCACTACCTCCTGTGGGACGGTGAGGATGCCGGCGTCGTAGACCGGCGTCATGTCGGCGTGGTAGAGGCCGAAGTTGCGCTCGGAGACCGGGCCGGGCTTGAGGTTCTCGTCGAAGAGGGAGAAGATGGAGAGCTCAAAGGTGCGGTTCGGCATGAGCGGCGTGCCCACGCCGGAGCCGAGGTGGCGGATGGCGTTCTTGTTGTAGTCCCTggcgaggacggcgccggcgccgacctcCCAGTACTCCCCGGCAGACGGCCACCCTGTCTCTGCCACGACGATGTCGACGTCGCTGAAGCCGAGCCGCCGCATCGCCGAGTGGACGGCGTCGAGCTGCGCGTCGAGCATGTTGGCGTAGACCAGCCCGGTGGCGTTGTCCATGACGCCGTCGTTCATCCGGAACAGCGCGTAGTCGAGCGTGTCGTTGGTGAGCCCGTAGAACGGGTAGGCGTTCACCATGAATGGCGCGCCCGTCGCGCGCAGGAACCTGAGcagcggcttgacgacggccaTGTCGTAGCCTCCGTGGAACCGCCCGGCCgaaggcggcgaggacgcggcCAGGATGCCGAGGGAGTGCGGAGTGGAGACCTTGATCTCGCGGTGGTGCGGCGACAGCGCGGTGACCAGCGCTGTGTGCAGGTTGTGCATGGCCGGCACGAGGCTGAGCAGGAGCGTCCGGTTGGCCTGCGAGATcacctcgtcgccgacgagaATCCTCGATATGTTGGTGGCCTCCACGTACGGCGCGACGCTGGCGCGCACCCACCGCCGCGCGAACGCGAGGCTGGCGAGGCGCGGCACGTCGGCGTTCGGGACGGTCACGTCCACGGCGAGGCCGGTGCCGGCGAAGGCCTGCAGCGCGCGCGGGTCGGCGTCAAGCAGCCTGACGCGGTCGAAGATCGTGTCGCGGGAGAGGAACCGCGCCAcgtcggccgccggcggcatggTCGTCCCGCGCGTGCCGTACgtgacgccgacgccgccagcGTCCGTGCCTGAAGAGCGCCTGTCATGTTACACTGATTCACAGAACGAGCTAGCTTGGCAATGGCTCAAGCTATACAGTTACCTACCTTTGATGATAGAAACCGATAGCACAACAACTGAGAGGAGGACGCCAAGCATGGTGCAGCTTCTGTACTTAGCTCCTTGTTACTATCACTGATGAGAGTGATGGTGTGCTGACGGTGAGAGtggcatgcagatgcagcgcGCAGTTCTTAAAATAGCTGGAGGTTGTTGCGTGATGCCAGGGTAACCTGTAGCGTGATTCTTTCTAGGGAGATGTTAAGCCTAAGATCATATGACTCCACTGTTCACCATGGATAGCCATTAGGGTTCTTTTGTGTTGTGTAGCTGAAAGCGATTCCTTTCTTTGGCTTTGAGTTGTAGGTGTATTCCGGTCGACTTGTGTACGCCTTTTGTTCTTGCTGGGCAGCTTTGTCCTTTTCTTCGCACACACTTTTGGGACAAAACTGGAATGCGGTGAAGCTTTCAACTTAAATGGTTTAACTCTGCTGAATGATGCTcatttcaaaaggaaaaagtagTTATCTTGCGCAACTTACCGTTGCCAATGAAAAGATAGCACAAGCTCTAATCACAAGCAACAGGCCAAACATGATACTGTAACATGGTAACAGAAGAACGTGTAATAAATTCATTGAGTTATAGGCTTATAGCCAACCACAAGAGCATGTATGATACAAAGAGATCCCCAACGAATGAGCGATGAACTGATCACATTTTACATCGCTAGCACCTAACGCTGTTTTTCCCAACTCCACTGGGTATTGAGACAGTCCAGCTTGTTCTGTACACACTCTAAAATAACGAGTCGTTTCTATTAACCCAGACATGATGAAGGGCACTCAACCGACGTGTTGGGACACAACGTTTTCGGTTCCTCATGAAATCAGTTTTGTTCCTTCGCTAAAGAATCTGCCATTCCTCCTCCCCTGTTCCACCAGAGCCATCGAGGTCCCCAACATTGATGTTGTCCACCATGCCATCCCCTGAGCTGCCCAATACATCGTCCTGATTGTACATTTGTTTTGACGGTTGAACCGACTGCACAACAGTGAAAAGTGGTGCTCCATTGGCTTTATCCACTAGCTCAGACGCCCGAGAGCAGAAATCATCAAAGTCATCTACATAAGCAGAAATACAGAGTAAAGGACAAAACCGAGATCAGAGTGAACTTAAAAGCGATCACCCAACATTTGTCTGACAGTAATAACAGTTTACCTTTATCACGGCAGTAAAAACCAATAGCCAATGATGGATCTATCAGGTCTAGGGCCAAATCTCGCATGGTGCTGTCAAAGTGATGTTAGATGATAAAGAGtttcattattaaaaaaatcaaggaagGATGAATGTTTGGTACCATTTACCATATCCTAATTGCAATCGTGAACATACCTGCAGTGGTATGAGGAAGTGTCTGCCTCTAAGTTATCAGCTGCAATATCAACTGCCTGAGACGTAGAGAGCAGCCCACAATCACTACCATAGTTCAAAAACGAAAAACAAATAACTCCCTAGTTACAGCATTGATAAATACACAAGCCATGTAGGAGTACATCTATATGGCTGCTAAGAAATAttccaagcaaaaaaaaaaaaagatactgTAAAAAGATTAAGAACACAGGTGCCTGAAGGACATATAGCGTTTTGGGATACTTCAGGCTGAAATAAATGGAATATAGGTATGCACATAGCAGGATTGAAGGTGTGCGAGTGTAGGACTTAAGCACCCTACAGCACATAAACCATCATACCTCCCGAAAAGAATATTTAGTCTACTATAGCACACAGACAAATAGCCAGATGATAGCGGTCAATGACTGCATGCATCTAATAGCCCAAGGCATGCACTTGTATACAGTTTCCTTTCGTGGTGAATGGAGGACAGAGCTCTATCAAAGATGCATGAATTATTCATCATATTGGTGCATGTGAAATCAAGACTCTAATTTCACCTATGTACATGAAAGTTAATCCACTTATTGAGCAGGTTGCTTAACTCACTGGAGGTAGCAAAACACAACATTATAAAATTGAAGAGCATATATGCGAGAGTTTTACCATTTGAACTTCATGGGGATCCAAGTAGAGCGCTCTGTCATCCTGTACCCCAGCAATGTAGGTAGATGTTCCAGGCTTTCCACCCAAAATGCCCAAGCTTTGAGGAAATGTAAATGTCTCCTTTAGCAAAGGTATGTACCTGATGGTAAAAGTCCAAGGGCAGGAAATAGTTAGGACGGAGTAGTAGAATCAATCATCAGCAGAAACATCAACCATTCAAGGATGCCCCTGTTCATAACCTAGTTTAATTGATAGCTCACTGGATTCAAAATGAACTttccttttttgctttttcagATAAACAGAAGGAGAACTACCAAGTCACTGGATTAGAATAACACAACAATGTTTGATTTAGAAGATAGTAGAAGTGAACTGAGTAGGTGTGGAGGTCCCAAGCCACTTCACAATCcttacatagaaaaaactaaCTTGGACAGCTCTATATCAGATAACCAAACATAGTTCCATGAGAAGTCAAACAAAGCATGATAATTTAATAGCTTGCTGATTACCTGGGATTAAGTTTGTCAAGACCAAGAACCAGAGGGACCAACAAAAGAATCGGTGACCAGGTTGATTGACCTTTGTTGAAATCACAGCAAAGCTGAGCAGCAACATCAATACAAACAACTGGAGCTCCACCTctttcaccatcttcatcaccAGATACCACATAAAGAGCCATAGGAAAACTTCCATGCCCATCTACAACTTCACTTTGCTCTCTGTTGGTGCGGACAAGGGTTTGCCACGCCCGGCACATAGCGTATGGACCTACCCATGATCCAGCTGCTAGACCATAACTCCTTCCAGCTTGAAGTAAATTGTGAATCGAGAAAGCATAAGCTTCAGAATCACCAAACATGTGTAAGATCCCTATATATTCTGGGTTATATGGCTGCATATGAACATTTTATCATTATAAGCAACCCTACATTAAGAATTAAAAGAGGTCCATCACCTAGTACAACtgaaaacagaaaatattCATTTTTCTTAAGATCAGAACAGGTAGTCCTGTATCTCACCTTCTGTGAGGGCTTTCTCCAAGACCTTCCAAGATGGTGGAAAAGCAATGCCTACACAGTTACATCcaaatatcattttatttacaattcCAGAGGTAAAAAACAGAGCTTTCAATTTATAATAACAGAGAAGCACCTGAGCAACCAGCATCTGGCTGCTTCTAACCATGCAGCCCCAATTCACATCGCTAGTATACTTGGAATCAGATATGGCATCAAAACctgcaacaaaataaaaagatcgTGCAAACAATTCACCATTGATGTCTACATTAATTTGTTGTGCTGGGCATATGGTTGTGTAAACAACAGGCACCTTTTCTGTAAGTGATCCATATCCTTGATGAGAAGTCCTCTAAAAATGCAGCATGCCCACTTTCGGAATCTGAGTCACTGGATGACTCCTCGGACACCAGCTTGTAACATTTACCAAGGAACCACACATCACTTGAGGTGAGAACCTTGGAGACACCCAGAAACCGCCACATTGAGCCCGTACACACGATCCTCCTCAAAACCCTTGACCAACCATAGGATCCAGAGGATGATTTCGGCGACTTGTTTGCGGGCGAATCCTGGTGCGCCTCAAATATATTGAAAGGGGAGTTGAAAACGCAGGACAGGATCGAGGTTTTCGATTGTTTCAAACTAGGGTCCTCCTGCCCCGAGCTAGAATGAGAAGGTGCAGCGTTACCCTCGGACAACGGATCGGATGAAGACGGCGATACACCCTTATCAGGCAAGCTCGTCATTACCTAACACGTCATGTGTGCATATTCCATTCGCAATACGGTCACCTGTCGAAGCAAAATCCTATCGTTCGAAGTACTACCAATCAGGTGGCGCTACAATATCTTCCTTTCACGATTGTGCCCCAGCACGCATCGAACAAATCTGCAACAAACAAACTAAATTGCATGGGTTAGTTCCATTCACTGTAGATAAACAAACATGCGGATTAGATTAGCCGCAGCAAGGCGAACAGACTAACAAAACTCACGAATCAAGCAAACAACCCAAGCGGCAAGCAAGCTAGAGGCACATCCATCACCAACAAAAGAGAACCTAATTCCAGACGGATCTCCGCAGTTTACCCCATGCAGGATCAGCAGTGCGAAGGAGGAAGGGCCAGGGAAGAGGAATCTACCTTGGGGGTTCGAGCCGACGCGTCGCTCTTCAGTTGCAAGCAAGCGCgtccggcggaggcggagagggGTAGCTGAGGCCGAATCGCCGCAGCCGTCGCGTCGTGGGGAAGAGGATAGGCAGTAcggcgaggaggggaggagaggagcggccacggcgagggaggggaggtggcgtggcgtggcgtggcggaggcggggggggggggggggggggggggggatggaGACGGCGAGGAGCTCGGTAGGGGTGGGTAGTACGCGAGAGTTTAGTTGGTGGCCTGGTTACTCTGGGCCCACCGGTCAGTGACCGCAGTGGGGAGTATGGGTTGGTGTACGTCTGTTGGTTTCGTGGTGCCGTGCTTGCAGATAGAACGGAACAGATACGCAGGAGAGGTTAGTAGATTGATGCTTAATACGCTGGTAttctctaaaattattttgttaccgTAATTTGCACGGGCACGTCAAGTTCAGACGTGCAGAAACGTATCGTGTCATCAGGGTATCTGTTTTGGATTTTAGGAACAGTATCAATTTCGAGACCGATAGATTGCGGCTCTCATTATTTCGTTTTCTACTTATAAGTTGAAATGTAACTAATTTTATGGCTTTTCAAGTATATAACAATCTTACTAACAAATTATCTTCcggttacttttttttttacgaaacgAAACAATGACAGCCTTTGTGTCACAGGAATAGGCCAGCAAAATGATGATCCTTCCTGGATGGACCATGATTTAGGCCCATGGGCGAGTCTCAGGTTGTGTTGAGTTGGGTTGATGTCCAGCAGCCCAACTTTGTTAAACTTGTGAAGTTTGATCAATTGAGGTTATTGTACAGATGCGCACTCTTAACATACACTAATGTAAATATAAAGAACAGCTACACCAATGCACCGTCATTAGTGATTCCTCGTAACCTCTTTTTCTAGTCTCAATTAATCTTATTCCTGCTCCGTTTTTTTTTCGTACAGTTAGGAGAAAGCACGGGGCATGTTCTCTTCTCATGAGGTCATGTGCCGGTTCCAGCTCAGCCTAGGCCAGAGGAGACTGCTTGGCTCGTCTCTTTCTGCAGGAGAAATGCTGCCAATGCGAGATAGCCATTGACCCCCCTAAAACTAATCATCTTTCTAAAATCTTCTTCCAACCCTAATTAATGGTGAGTAGCAAGACACAGACTGTCATCAAGCTGGGAGTGGGCCAGCTTGTCAGTTGTCACCTTCGACGACTTGCTATATGAGTTGGTGAAGATCAAACAACTTGCCGTATTGCCACACTGGCAAAAGGGGAAAGCTTCCTGTGCAACGTcaaggagaagaaggagaaggagaaggagaagaagaagaagaagaagaggaagaagacatCAAGGAGAAGGAGACTAGCGAGAGATCGATCGGAGAGGGAGACATGGTGCACGGGAAGCTGGAGGTCCTCCTCGTCTGCGCCAAGGGCCTCGAGGACACCGACCTCTTGAGTAAACAAGCATCCCTAATTCTCCCTCTTCTTGCCTGTTTTTGCAAAGCTTTCGTTCTGATTGTGCATCATTTCTTCTCCTCTTTGATGATTCTTCGGATCGTTTTATTAAGCTGGTTTGTAATCCTGCAAAGGTTAGATCCATTATATGAGCCAGGTAGTTGATATGATGGTCAATTGGGATAGTGCTGCTATTGGTAGTGATCGAGGATGGTATGCACGGTCGGTTGGTTAAGCGTTGATCAGCATGTGTAGATCCTGGGTCAACGATGACTCTTGTGCTTTATGTTCGGTTGTTAGTGCCTAGCAATTGGTTTGCTTCATTTCGTTACTTTaaagtaaaacataaattttattctgAATTTTGCATGCGAAAACGATGAAGGGTGGACAGAAGCACGCTTGTCTGTCATGGAAATTTGCTTGTTATGTCCTATGTGAATGTGAGTTgagtaaaaaaacatcatagaAGGAAAGAGCAtgtatacttttatgtgtCTGCTGgatactaccttcgtttcatacTTCATTTCATAtagtaagattttttagcattgtctaaattcatcaatggataaatacatataatttatatatatgtctagatttattagcatcgatataaatctagataagactaaaaagttttatattgtgaaacagaaAGAGTAGttgaaatttgataaaattgttCTTATGCCACATACTTAATACCCTAACCACATACTTAAACTTGATCCTAGTCGAATGTTCTTTACACTCTTCATTTGATGCCACTTTCGTGTATTTTTGCTGATCAGACAACATGGACCCATACGTGATCCTCACTTGCCGCACTCAAGAGCAGAAAAGCAGCGTTGCAAAAGGTATCCGTAACTGTCAGAACTAATTCCATTGATTGCGTTATTAGGGTATTTCCAATCCATAATACTAGATATGGGTTCTATAAACTTCCCATCATCAAGAAGCTAGTACTAGACACCactcttccaatgcaaacatcactattccacacttaaatttaatgttacctatctcacatgatattttggatgttgtgtagaaaccatgtctcatggtctttcctcatttattcacttgccacatcatttttcatcctatgtggtaacttatttaatgctatggaCACCATCCTAATTATAGAGTTGAGAATGTCCTTAGGAACAGGGTTCACTGCAATTATGTCTGGACCATCAACTGATGTGTACTTAAACGGACAGGAATATGATCCTAGCCTGAACCCAAATCTTGTTTTCAAACTGCTCAGGAGCAGGAAGCGAGCCTGAATGGAACGAGACCTTCGTTTTCACCGTCTCTGGCGATGTTCCGGAGCTCAATGTCAAGATCATGGACAGTGATACCTTCTCAGCTGACGATTTTGTCGGTGAGGCAAAGTAAGCATCCATTGCAACAGTACATCACTGAACAGGAAACTTTTGAAATCAGCATCTTTATCCATTTCCTGAGACAACACGAGCTTCTGAAAAGTTCAGAAGAACTACTTTTCTGAACATTTCAGAGTGATGTTGTCACTTGTCAGTATGctcctccatcccaaaataaatcaattttttactttttatctataatttttgactcttcgtcttattcaaaatttttttgcgattgatatttttgtttttattagatgataaatcatgaatagtactttacatgtgactaatttttttctaattttctaaaaaaaatttaaataagacggaggaccaaacgttggacacgaaaatcggaaaattgatttttttttggacggagggaATATGTCTGTCTGTTTCCTGCTCACCTGTCTACATTTTCAGCATTCCCCTGGAGGCAGTGTTTCTGGAAGGCAGCCTTCCTCCGGCCGTCCACCGGGTCGTCAAGGAGGAGAAATACTGTGGAGAGATCAAGGTTGCTCTCACCTTCACTCCAGCAGAGGTAATTTCACTTCTTCTCTGTTTCTTTGCAACATCCATGGGGTCAGTGCCATGTTCTGAACATCTCTCTTAGTTTGATGCACTGATGCTAATAGTGCTGGACACTAATTTCTCCAGGAAACTCGCCATCATCACCGCACCGAGGAGGAGGGTTACAGCAGCTGGAACTGATACCTGCTAACGTGCATCAACGACAGGGGATCTTTCCTCAAGAATTAATACGCTTGTCAACAATTCTCTGTGTGTGcgcgcttcttcttcttcttttctttttgcggGGAAATACTGTGTGTTAACATGTCATAATAACTGAAGTGGCTATTAAAATGCATCACCATTTTACCTGAACTACTGCTTGTATGTATTAATATACTCCATGGATTTTTTACGTTTGATCCCGTTGATTTAgattgactatttgtcttatttgaattcgTTTTGCTAATATACAAAAGCTACGAGTAATGCTTAAAGTTTACTTAATGGTAAAATAAGTCataacaaataaatgataattacatatttttcaaataagacaaatagtcaaacgtatgttcaaaaatcaacatcatcaaatatttacaaaacatGGGTTCAATAGTGCTCTTCGTTTCATGCGGTAAGACctttaactatatatatatttatctattaatcaatatatgttgtttatacatatgtctatgtctagattcattaacatccatataaatctaagcaatACTATAAATTCATACATAATAAAACGTAGCTAACAGTGACTTTGTGTGATGACAAGTCTAAACAACTTTGCAGATACGACATACACGTTCTTTTGCTTGTTGACTCAACCAAGGCGAAAACTTAAAGTTGGGTAAATTTCACGAGTTCAcgtatattataatttaagtTGCATAGAACCACAGTGATTTTGGCATATGGCACATAACCACAGTCCAATAAATTCATACAACTTTTCCATGACACTCATGTATTGCAACATGCCTATATAATCGATGATGAAGTACATATCgatgaaaaagttgtttttttaacagtcactttatttttctatagtttTATAGAAGCCACACTGCTTTAAGTATTACTCCCTTCGTtccatatcatattttttttaagcttgtctgaatttatttatgtattaatatatattatatatatctagatttattagcatataaataatttcaaatgaTACCAGGATTCCAGGAAGTCAAAGCGAAACGAGAGAGTAATAAGTGGCTGGTTGGACGTTATTtgagagtattaaatatagactgataacaaaactaattgcataaataaaagttatttcattagacaaaatttttaagcctaattaattcataattagcaaatatttactgtagcatcacattcgttaatcatggactaattagggtcaatatattcgtctcgcgaaatagtccaaagtatgaaataaattttattaatagactatatttaatacttatagttagtatctaaatatttaatgtaaaCATTTAATATGACATAGACTAGAGAAACAAACGGGTCTAAAGATAAGGCAAAAGTATATCACAGCCACGATAGAAGCTGGGCCGACCTGGGCGCGGCCCACCGTACTGACACCCCAAATCCATAGACACGATTGGTCACGTGACGTGGCGCTTGACCGTCGGCACGTCTCCGAAATCTCACCTCACCCGTCCTCACTCTCCGCCTCTCCACCCCACGAGGCGGCTtgactttcttcttcttcttcgcttCGCCTCCTCGCAGGCGCAGATCCCGACACGCCTCCACATATataccgccgtcgccgccgcagaaACCGAAGCGAGGGAGTGCGCGCGCGTCTAGATCCGCGCCGGCGAAGCTGCCTTTCCCGTCGCAGCACTCATCCGGGCTCTGTTGTTataccgcgcccgcgctcgtgcCCGTTCGTGGCAGAGGCGGGAAGAGGAGCGAggtggtggcgatggcggcggcgaggaggaatgCCGGGGTCCTCGCGCTCTTCGACGTCGACGGCACCCTCACCGCGCCCCGCAaggtcttcctcctcctggaTCCGCTCCACGTTCTGTGATTGATCTCTCTCGAGCTCTCGTTCCCCGTCGTTAGCACTGAATCTTCTTGCTCTCTTCTGTTTGAGGTAGGTGGTGACGCCGGAGATGCTCCAGTTCATGAAGGAGCTGCGCGAGGTGAGGACAGCACcccttcttctcctcttcttcctgctGGTTTGCATGGACCATGAGACTCATGTAATGTTTTGGTAATGCAATGGGAGCAGCATGTCACCGTGGGCGTGGTCGGGGGATCCGATCTGGTGAAGATTTCGGAACAGCTCGGAAAATCAGGTTTGCAAACTTGTGTTCGCTAGCTTGTATTCATGAAACGAGGATTAGTTGCCGCGTTCTCTAATCCAACAACGCATTGCTGTCTTCATCTTTGCTCTGCAGTTATTACTGATTACGATTACTGCTTCTCTGAGAACGGCCTGGTTGCTCACAAGAGCGGGGAACTTATTGGAACTCAAGTGAGTCCTTAAGCAAATGTGCATTACATACTGCCTGAAATTTCACTTCTAGTTCCTGGCTGGGAATATTAGTCATTGACTGCTCCTGGTCTTAAAGAGTGAAAAATGCTTGCATCTGCCTTTTTGTATCATGGAACATAATATTCTGCTCTTTGCAGAGTTTGAAATCATTTCTTGGAGATGATAAGCTAAAGGTGAGCACTTTTTAGTTATATTCTTGTGCTGTTTGCCAATATATTTGGAGGCCGTTCTACTGATGAATGATGATTCATGTTTTTTGCAGGAATTTATTAACTTCACTCTTCATTACATTGCTGACTTGGACATCCCAATTAAAAGGTCAGTGAAGAAACCTACTACCTACTAATTCCTGTTGGCAATGTCTCTTTACGGACAAGTAACTGTTTGATCAGGGGTACATTCATAGAGTTCCGAAGTGGAATGCTTAATGTGTCACCTATAGGGAGAAATTGTAGTCAAGAAGAACGCGATGAGTTTGAAAAGTATGACAAGGTACAATTATCATTCTACAAAGATCATTTATTTCTCATCATTCATGCACCATGAAACTGGACTGACTTATTTCATGTAGGTACACAACATTAGGCCTAAAATGGTTTCGGTGCTTCGTGAAAAGTTTGCACACTTGAACCTAACATTTTCTATTGGAGGGCAAATTAGTTTTGATGTAAGCATTGTATATTCATATAATATGTGGTAGACATAATTGATTACATGGTATTTATTGCTGCATCACTTTAACTCAGGTGTTCCCACAAGGCTGGGACAAAACTTACTGCCTGAGATATCTTGAGGAATTTCAAGAAATCCATTTCTTTGGGGACAAAACCTACAAGGTGATATGTACTCTTTTAGCAAAAAGTGCTTCCTACTTTTATATGTGGTTATGtatttcattcattcatttcaTGCTAGAACAACACCTTACATATACTATAGATAGTGTTTTGCCTT
This window harbors:
- the LOC102709561 gene encoding glucan endo-1,3-beta-glucosidase, which encodes MHNLHTALVTALSPHHREIKVSTPHSLGILAASSPPSAGRFHGGYDMAVVKPLLRFLRATGAPFMVNAYPFYGLTNDTLDYALFRMNDGVMDNATGLVYANMLDAQLDAVHSAMRRLGFSDVDIVVAETGWPSAGEYWEVGAGAVLARDYNKNAIRHLGSGVGTPLMPNRTFELSIFSLFDENLKPGPVSERNFGLYHADMTPVYDAGILTVPQEVVGTKVTPAAAPAPRRWCVPKPAADEVALQVNIDFVCGQGGIDCGAIRPGGACFDPNNVQAHAAYAMNLYFQSNGQHAFDCDFGETGVVTTVDPSYASCKFT
- the LOC102723047 gene encoding cysteine protease ATG4B — its product is MTSLPDKGVSPSSSDPLSEGNAAPSHSSSGQEDPSLKQSKTSILSCVFNSPFNIFEAHQDSPANKSPKSSSGSYGWSRVLRRIVCTGSMWRFLGVSKVLTSSDVWFLGKCYKLVSEESSSDSDSESGHAAFLEDFSSRIWITYRKGFDAISDSKYTSDVNWGCMVRSSQMLVAQALLFHHLGRSWRKPSQKPYNPEYIGILHMFGDSEAYAFSIHNLLQAGRSYGLAAGSWVGPYAMCRAWQTLVRTNREQSEVVDGHGSFPMALYVVSGDEDGERGGAPVVCIDVAAQLCCDFNKGQSTWSPILLLVPLVLGLDKLNPRYIPLLKETFTFPQSLGILGGKPGTSTYIAGVQDDRALYLDPHEVQMAVDIAADNLEADTSSYHCSTMRDLALDLIDPSLAIGFYCRDKDDFDDFCSRASELVDKANGAPLFTVVQSVQPSKQMYNQDDVLGSSGDGMVDNINVGDLDGSGGTGEEEWQIL
- the LOC102699499 gene encoding elicitor-responsive protein 3-like, which gives rise to MVHGKLEVLLVCAKGLEDTDLLNNMDPYVILTCRTQEQKSSVAKGAGSEPEWNETFVFTVSGDVPELNVKIMDSDTFSADDFVGEANIPLEAVFLEGSLPPAVHRVVKEEKYCGEIKVALTFTPAEETRHHHRTEEEGYSSWN
- the LOC102699776 gene encoding phosphomannomutase; translation: MAAARRNAGVLALFDVDGTLTAPRKVVTPEMLQFMKELREHVTVGVVGGSDLVKISEQLGKSVITDYDYCFSENGLVAHKSGELIGTQSLKSFLGDDKLKEFINFTLHYIADLDIPIKRGTFIEFRSGMLNVSPIGRNCSQEERDEFEKYDKVHNIRPKMVSVLREKFAHLNLTFSIGGQISFDVFPQGWDKTYCLRYLEEFQEIHFFGDKTYKGGNDHEIFESDRTIGHTVTSPEDTAQQCRSLFMSK